In Candidatus Gastranaerophilales bacterium, a single window of DNA contains:
- a CDS encoding TolC family protein — MKKLVIILFIMFSFANLASADDDLIWNYKSDEFVENLTQGKSNVIQDEKQKVLDSELSKNLGIDLVYTNLAECLTVAVDNNYTLKTNNSSKEANYWENKNSIAQFIPDLSYGYTMQQINGTVLVGNVLPTVLNETAIQSQLKINWDTVQQGKLFFLYAKTKHTYKASYAAFEYSRDQVILNTTLTYYDLLQKKLTFEVLKTNLIEREEQLKLTQARYAVGLGDKFDISRAEAELAKAKQQYIANFNSLRLSQAKLANLIGIEVTNAIYPSENGINTRELLEPSYDIETLYKTALDTRDDVREYKEKIKALKAERSSNYMDFVPQLNIFYTTGQYGTIRRGIGDNTTVGFSTTVPLGKNLGLGTFTKVKAYNEKIDAEQYKLINLTRSVKEDILNSYYDSKTALERIEASKKEVRSADSSLRIAIMRMKVGASTFLDVIQAQSLKVQARETLINTMIEYNKAQAQLLFNSGIISIGNVLNGYKIPTPP; from the coding sequence ATGAAAAAACTTGTCATAATACTGTTTATTATGTTCTCTTTCGCAAACCTTGCCTCCGCTGACGATGACTTGATTTGGAACTATAAAAGTGATGAATTTGTCGAAAATCTTACTCAAGGAAAATCTAACGTCATTCAAGACGAAAAACAAAAGGTTCTCGACTCTGAATTGAGCAAAAATCTCGGTATCGACTTGGTCTACACAAATCTGGCGGAATGCCTTACTGTCGCCGTTGATAACAACTATACACTAAAAACTAACAACAGCTCAAAAGAAGCTAATTATTGGGAAAATAAAAACTCAATTGCTCAATTTATCCCAGATTTAAGCTACGGTTATACAATGCAACAGATAAATGGTACAGTTTTAGTCGGAAATGTTTTGCCAACTGTTCTGAACGAAACAGCTATTCAATCACAGCTCAAAATCAACTGGGATACTGTTCAACAAGGTAAATTGTTCTTCCTTTATGCTAAAACTAAGCATACTTACAAAGCCAGTTACGCAGCATTTGAATATTCTCGTGACCAAGTAATTTTAAATACTACTTTAACGTATTATGACCTTCTTCAAAAAAAACTTACCTTTGAAGTTTTAAAAACAAACCTCATTGAAAGAGAAGAACAATTGAAACTAACTCAAGCCCGCTATGCTGTTGGACTTGGAGATAAGTTCGATATCTCAAGAGCTGAAGCTGAACTAGCCAAAGCAAAACAACAATATATAGCTAATTTCAACAGCTTAAGGCTATCACAAGCAAAGCTTGCCAATCTAATTGGTATAGAAGTAACAAATGCAATTTACCCCTCTGAAAACGGCATTAATACTCGTGAACTTTTGGAACCTTCTTACGACATAGAAACACTATATAAAACGGCTCTCGACACCCGTGATGATGTGCGTGAATACAAAGAAAAAATTAAAGCCTTAAAAGCTGAAAGAAGCTCAAACTACATGGATTTTGTTCCCCAATTAAATATTTTCTATACAACCGGACAATACGGCACAATCCGCCGTGGGATAGGCGATAACACAACAGTCGGTTTTTCAACAACGGTTCCTTTGGGCAAAAACCTAGGACTCGGAACCTTCACAAAAGTAAAAGCCTACAACGAAAAAATTGATGCCGAACAATATAAGTTAATAAATTTGACAAGAAGCGTCAAAGAAGATATCCTAAATTCATACTATGACTCAAAGACAGCTCTTGAAAGAATTGAAGCATCAAAAAAAGAAGTAAGATCTGCCGACTCTAGTTTACGTATTGCTATCATGAGAATGAAAGTTGGAGCCTCTACATTTTTAGATGTTATTCAAGCTCAAAGCCTTAAAGTCCAAGCCAGAGAAACTCTAATCAATACAATGATTGAATACAACAAAGCTCAAGCTCAGCTACTCTTCAATTCGGGAATTATTAGCATCGGTAACGTTTTAAATGGGTACAAAATTCCCACACCACCATAG
- a CDS encoding SIS domain-containing protein: MRNDDNTGIIASINTNILGYVQSFVVSMNKNESAKKTNMELEIQEQPDIVTHLIENYITPENYILINLPLKIKKVILIASGSSYHCAYATAELLKDLAHCDAECVYSCEFNYNPNLDVNRDTLFIFISQSGETSDTLAALKEVAKKTDNILCITNHEDSTIWQLSNYKINTLAGIEMSIASTKALCAQLMCCYLLVLKIMYSKNIDITLELKQINNLPALLNDVISKKEQIKEIAKKISKFQNLIILGSREFYALAKENALKVTETSYINSVAYPQGEFMHGHLAVLNQKAALISFIDEENQDLYLNNLRKIKEEYNPYIVSVTGKNIRPDIDEIADFAFKNNAESKIFNIFGTLLFAQLVALEIAKALHRNIDRPIGLKKVVIN; encoded by the coding sequence ATGAGAAATGATGATAACACAGGGATAATTGCATCTATTAATACAAATATCTTAGGATATGTACAATCATTCGTGGTAAGTATGAATAAAAATGAATCTGCTAAAAAAACAAATATGGAACTCGAAATTCAGGAACAGCCTGATATAGTAACGCATTTAATCGAAAACTATATCACTCCCGAAAACTATATTCTCATAAATTTGCCCTTAAAAATAAAAAAAGTCATTCTCATTGCCAGTGGTTCATCATACCATTGTGCTTACGCTACTGCTGAATTATTGAAAGATCTCGCTCATTGTGACGCTGAGTGCGTTTATTCGTGTGAATTTAACTATAATCCAAACCTAGATGTCAATCGAGATACTTTATTTATCTTCATTTCTCAATCAGGCGAAACCTCTGATACATTGGCTGCATTAAAAGAAGTTGCTAAAAAAACTGATAATATATTGTGCATTACAAACCACGAAGACTCCACTATTTGGCAACTTTCTAACTATAAAATTAATACTTTAGCTGGCATAGAAATGAGTATTGCTTCCACCAAAGCTCTTTGTGCTCAATTGATGTGTTGCTACCTATTAGTTTTAAAAATTATGTATTCTAAAAATATTGATATTACGCTAGAACTAAAACAAATTAACAATCTCCCCGCTCTTTTGAATGACGTAATCTCTAAAAAAGAGCAAATTAAAGAAATTGCAAAAAAAATATCTAAATTTCAAAATCTTATAATTTTAGGCTCAAGAGAATTTTATGCTTTGGCTAAAGAAAACGCTCTCAAAGTAACTGAAACCTCTTACATAAATTCTGTCGCTTACCCTCAAGGCGAATTTATGCACGGGCATTTGGCTGTCTTAAACCAAAAGGCTGCTTTGATTTCGTTTATCGATGAAGAAAATCAAGACTTGTATTTGAACAACCTCAGAAAAATAAAAGAAGAATACAATCCTTACATAGTTTCAGTTACAGGCAAAAATATCCGTCCTGATATTGATGAAATTGCAGATTTTGCATTTAAAAACAATGCCGAAAGTAAGATTTTCAATATTTTTGGAACTTTACTATTTGCACAACTTGTAGCTCTTGAAATTGCAAAAGCTTTGCACCGCAATATCGATAGACCGATAGGGCTCAAAAAAGTTGTTATAAATTAA
- a CDS encoding MFS transporter: protein MRNKNQKAVNWLSTGHFVLDAYSGFLNPILPFIAANLGISMAIASLMVSASNLTASLSQPLFGFIADKWKKRFFIFWGMLFASIFLSLIGIAPTPWILALCIILGSMGVSFFHPQATSFAAFFAGDDNNSTQMSKYIAAGTIGYAIGPLISSGITDHFGLHSLPFAAIFGVLLAFSMFFFIPKLSLVSTKKTEFTFFGAFSDMFKNRTVRILIMTSILKSLIVSSFCLILPFYWKNLGFNATKIGFILFVFMLLGGLGIVASPYIEKLYGAKRVFYLSMMFVFPLSLLFYFAELKMPVFAVIPLFIIGFVSFLSVPLNMVMAQKTMPQYNSMISGFIGGFSWGVVGLLLPLITLLAEKFGILNVLLCISLFPFALAYFVKYLPEEY from the coding sequence ATGAGAAATAAAAATCAAAAAGCAGTTAATTGGTTAAGTACGGGGCATTTTGTCTTAGATGCTTATTCAGGTTTTTTGAATCCGATATTACCTTTTATAGCAGCCAATCTCGGGATATCAATGGCAATAGCTTCGTTAATGGTGAGTGCTTCAAATCTTACCGCATCACTTTCTCAACCTTTGTTTGGCTTTATTGCGGATAAGTGGAAAAAACGATTTTTTATTTTTTGGGGAATGTTGTTTGCGTCAATATTTTTGTCTTTAATAGGCATAGCTCCAACCCCTTGGATATTAGCTTTGTGCATAATTTTAGGTAGTATGGGTGTGTCATTTTTTCATCCTCAAGCGACGAGTTTTGCAGCATTTTTTGCAGGTGATGATAACAATTCCACTCAAATGAGTAAATATATAGCCGCAGGAACTATCGGATACGCAATAGGACCTTTGATTTCATCAGGGATTACTGACCATTTTGGGCTTCATTCATTGCCTTTTGCCGCAATTTTTGGTGTGCTTTTAGCTTTTAGTATGTTCTTTTTTATTCCTAAATTATCACTTGTAAGCACTAAAAAAACAGAATTTACGTTCTTTGGTGCATTTTCTGATATGTTTAAAAACAGAACAGTAAGAATATTGATAATGACATCAATACTTAAATCACTTATAGTATCTTCTTTTTGTTTGATATTACCGTTTTATTGGAAAAATTTAGGTTTTAATGCAACAAAAATTGGATTTATTTTGTTTGTATTTATGTTGCTCGGCGGACTTGGAATTGTTGCAAGTCCATATATAGAAAAGCTTTACGGAGCAAAAAGAGTATTTTATTTGTCGATGATGTTTGTGTTTCCATTGTCGCTGTTGTTTTATTTTGCAGAGCTCAAAATGCCTGTATTCGCAGTAATTCCACTATTTATAATAGGTTTTGTCAGTTTTTTATCCGTCCCTTTGAATATGGTAATGGCACAAAAAACAATGCCACAATATAACAGCATGATTTCAGGGTTTATCGGGGGGTTTAGTTGGGGCGTCGTAGGGTTGTTGTTGCCATTGATAACGCTTCTTGCTGAAAAATTCGGGATATTAAATGTTCTTCTATGTATATCATTGTTCCCGTTTGCTCTTGCGTATTTTGTAAAATATTTGCCTGAAGAATATTAA
- the purH gene encoding bifunctional phosphoribosylaminoimidazolecarboxamide formyltransferase/IMP cyclohydrolase: protein MKNQKRALISVFNKEGIVEFAKILTEKYDFEIISTGATYKTLTEHGINAIEVSEITGFSEMLNGKVKTLHPNIHAGILVDTDNNLEVEQIENAGIKPVEMVVGNFYPFAEAASKGISTPELIKNIDIGGPTMLRAAAKNCARVTAVSSPEQYAKVLDNLEENDGETSLELRQQLALEVFNETSSLDSLILNTLSLRFGDMDVASPDYYSYSAKKQKDLRYGENPHQSAALYSTEKVLDYDVLNGKELSYNNIMDMTAATAIASEFYDVCCVAIVKHNTPCGVALGADIIEAYNKAFDCDPISAFGGIISFTQVVNEKLAKQLVDVFLEVLIAPDYTPKALGILKTKKNLRVVKLNTPLEEYKKYLSKEIRVTPFGTLVQEADKADLQKDTFNVVSKAKPTSEMIEDMIFAWKVAKHCKSNAIVVAKDFKALGICQGQTSRVDAVEIALDRACDGSKGAVLASDGFFPAIDNIQAAAQGRIAGIIQPGGSIKDKDVIACADKYNIVMITTGIRHFRH from the coding sequence ATGAAAAACCAAAAACGTGCTTTAATCAGTGTCTTCAATAAAGAAGGAATTGTAGAATTTGCAAAAATCTTGACTGAAAAATATGATTTTGAAATTATTTCAACAGGTGCAACTTATAAAACCTTAACAGAACACGGGATAAATGCGATAGAAGTTAGCGAAATTACCGGTTTTTCAGAAATGCTTAATGGTAAAGTTAAAACCTTGCACCCGAATATCCACGCTGGGATTTTGGTTGATACGGATAATAATCTTGAAGTGGAACAAATCGAAAACGCAGGTATAAAACCTGTTGAAATGGTTGTTGGCAACTTCTATCCATTTGCAGAAGCTGCCTCAAAAGGAATTTCAACTCCAGAGTTGATAAAAAATATTGATATCGGCGGACCTACAATGCTAAGGGCTGCGGCTAAAAATTGTGCAAGAGTAACAGCTGTTTCTTCTCCGGAACAATATGCCAAAGTTCTTGATAATTTAGAAGAAAATGACGGTGAAACATCTCTTGAACTTAGACAACAATTGGCGTTAGAAGTTTTTAACGAAACCTCCTCATTGGATTCTTTGATTTTGAATACGTTATCACTAAGGTTTGGTGATATGGATGTTGCAAGTCCTGATTATTATTCTTATTCAGCAAAAAAACAAAAAGATTTGAGATATGGCGAAAATCCTCATCAATCGGCAGCCTTGTATTCTACAGAAAAAGTCTTGGATTATGATGTTTTAAACGGAAAAGAACTTTCTTATAATAATATAATGGATATGACAGCAGCAACTGCGATTGCGAGTGAATTCTATGATGTCTGCTGTGTTGCTATTGTTAAGCATAATACACCTTGCGGAGTTGCTCTTGGAGCCGATATTATTGAAGCTTATAATAAAGCCTTCGATTGTGACCCGATAAGTGCCTTCGGCGGGATTATTTCATTTACTCAAGTGGTTAATGAAAAACTTGCAAAACAATTGGTAGATGTGTTTTTAGAGGTTTTGATTGCACCTGATTACACTCCGAAAGCTCTTGGAATTTTAAAAACAAAGAAAAATTTGAGAGTAGTTAAACTAAATACTCCGCTTGAAGAATATAAAAAATATTTATCAAAAGAAATAAGAGTTACTCCATTTGGAACACTTGTCCAAGAAGCGGATAAAGCTGATTTGCAAAAAGATACATTTAACGTAGTTTCTAAAGCAAAACCGACATCTGAAATGATTGAAGATATGATTTTTGCTTGGAAAGTTGCAAAACACTGTAAATCAAATGCGATTGTTGTTGCAAAAGATTTCAAAGCTCTTGGTATTTGTCAAGGGCAAACAAGTAGGGTTGACGCAGTGGAAATAGCACTCGATAGAGCTTGTGACGGTTCAAAAGGTGCAGTACTTGCTTCTGACGGATTTTTCCCCGCTATAGATAACATTCAAGCTGCTGCACAAGGACGAATAGCTGGTATTATTCAGCCGGGAGGAAGTATCAAAGATAAAGATGTTATAGCCTGTGCTGATAAGTACAATATAGTTATGATAACAACGGGCATAAGACATTTCAGACACTAA
- the rlmD gene encoding 23S rRNA (uracil(1939)-C(5))-methyltransferase RlmD encodes MNIDDEIIVNVEKLLYEGQGLARVDNFPIFIEDVCPQDKVKIKIVKLKKNYAQGQLVEIIEPSPQRVKPFCALHNVCGGCQWQFVSYDEQIKQKKNIVDETLKKFTGSDIEVKDVIKSPVTTEYRHKIQYPISQTKVSKRLLSGYYKKHTHELINIKHCPIQPVAIDELICEIKEKAQEFNISAYNERKHSGLLRHVVFKNSCSNGKNLIIFVINDEEISENIDKLATYIYKNCKNIAGILVNFNTKKNNVILGKESKLLIGEAFYEENLGDKTFQISANSFFQVNPKSAEKILETTKIMIQENTTEPTILDAYAGVSSFGIYLSDIAQTVVCVEEVEGASEDARTNKFKNNATNVEIVNGDASAEFKKMLDNNKQFDVVILDPPRKGCSEEALDFASKLSKKLIIYVSCNPATLARDLKYLHENGFKTKYVQPVDMFPHTYHIESVALIIKE; translated from the coding sequence ATGAATATTGATGATGAAATAATTGTAAATGTAGAAAAATTGCTTTATGAAGGTCAAGGACTCGCTCGAGTCGACAACTTCCCGATTTTTATCGAAGATGTCTGCCCTCAAGACAAGGTAAAAATAAAAATTGTAAAGCTCAAAAAAAATTACGCACAAGGTCAACTCGTTGAAATAATTGAGCCATCACCTCAAAGAGTAAAACCTTTTTGTGCACTTCACAATGTATGTGGCGGCTGTCAGTGGCAGTTTGTAAGCTATGACGAACAAATAAAACAAAAAAAGAACATTGTTGATGAAACATTAAAAAAATTCACGGGCTCTGATATTGAGGTCAAAGATGTCATAAAAAGCCCTGTAACAACTGAATACAGGCACAAAATCCAATATCCTATCAGTCAAACAAAAGTTTCTAAAAGACTGCTTTCGGGATATTACAAAAAACACACCCATGAGCTCATCAATATTAAACATTGCCCTATTCAACCTGTTGCTATAGATGAACTTATCTGCGAAATAAAGGAAAAAGCTCAGGAATTCAATATTTCCGCTTACAACGAACGAAAACATTCAGGACTTTTACGTCACGTTGTGTTTAAAAATTCTTGCTCAAACGGCAAAAATCTTATCATATTTGTCATTAATGATGAGGAAATCTCTGAAAATATAGACAAATTAGCAACTTATATTTATAAAAATTGCAAAAATATTGCTGGAATTTTAGTCAACTTCAACACGAAAAAAAATAATGTCATTTTAGGTAAAGAATCAAAACTTCTTATAGGAGAAGCTTTCTATGAAGAAAATTTGGGTGACAAGACCTTCCAAATAAGTGCAAACAGCTTCTTTCAAGTAAATCCGAAAAGTGCTGAAAAAATTCTCGAAACAACAAAAATTATGATTCAAGAAAACACTACTGAGCCCACAATTTTAGACGCATATGCAGGTGTTTCAAGCTTCGGGATATATTTGAGCGATATAGCTCAAACTGTCGTCTGCGTTGAAGAAGTCGAGGGTGCCTCTGAAGATGCCCGAACAAATAAATTTAAAAATAACGCTACAAATGTTGAAATCGTAAACGGAGATGCCTCAGCTGAATTCAAAAAAATGCTCGATAACAACAAACAATTTGATGTCGTCATCTTAGACCCGCCAAGAAAAGGCTGCAGCGAGGAAGCTTTGGATTTCGCTTCAAAATTAAGCAAAAAATTAATTATATATGTAAGTTGCAACCCTGCAACTTTGGCTAGGGATTTGAAATATTTACACGAAAACGGTTTTAAAACAAAATACGTCCAGCCTGTAGATATGTTCCCTCACACATACCACATAGAGTCTGTAGCCCTTATCATAAAGGAATAA
- a CDS encoding inositol monophosphatase family protein, with protein MNTLPKIELQTIINLVKSTKHLILGQDVESNYDEKGLADYVTKVDISVQAYLQKELKILYPEIQFMGEEKDNNELDLSKPTWILDPIDGTTNLIHKYQMSAVSLGLMINKKPYLGVVYNPFTNEIFYAEKNKGAFLNNTKIQSSKVNSLSDCLVSIGTSPYEKYRADENFELFKKIFLTAQDIRRSGSAALDLCYVAAGRLGAYLERGLKPWDYAAGVLIIEEAGGKVTDFSGKQINFGEYSDILSSNQFVHDNMIELIK; from the coding sequence ATGAATACTTTGCCCAAAATAGAACTTCAAACCATCATAAATCTTGTTAAATCAACAAAACATCTTATCCTAGGTCAAGATGTTGAATCAAATTATGACGAAAAAGGGCTCGCTGATTACGTCACAAAAGTAGACATCAGTGTTCAGGCTTATTTGCAAAAAGAACTCAAAATTTTATACCCTGAAATTCAATTCATGGGGGAAGAAAAAGATAACAACGAACTCGATTTATCTAAGCCAACATGGATTTTAGACCCGATTGACGGTACAACTAATCTTATTCATAAATATCAAATGAGTGCCGTTTCATTAGGACTCATGATTAACAAAAAACCCTATCTCGGCGTTGTTTACAACCCTTTTACCAATGAAATTTTTTATGCCGAAAAAAACAAAGGTGCATTCCTTAATAATACAAAAATTCAATCCAGCAAAGTAAATTCCCTCTCTGATTGCCTAGTTTCTATCGGAACATCTCCTTATGAAAAATACAGGGCTGATGAGAATTTTGAACTCTTTAAAAAAATATTTTTAACAGCACAAGATATTCGCCGCTCAGGCTCTGCCGCTCTTGATTTATGCTACGTAGCAGCAGGCAGGTTGGGAGCATATCTGGAAAGAGGTTTGAAACCTTGGGACTACGCTGCAGGAGTCTTGATAATTGAAGAAGCCGGAGGAAAAGTGACGGATTTTTCAGGTAAACAAATAAATTTTGGAGAATATTCTGACATACTTTCCTCAAACCAATTTGTACACGATAATATGATTGAACTCATCAAATAA
- a CDS encoding TIGR00730 family Rossman fold protein produces MPNNKIKNICVYCSSSNYLDEKFYKLAEALGIKMAQSGFDLVYGGTNVGTMGSLANAVLANGGKVLGVIPKIIEEKGLSHPDLANIIITNDMRERKATMEKNADAFITLPGGFGTFEEVSEMIVAKQLGYHKKPIIFLNLDGFYNPLFDMFENVYKYKFAKKEMKSLYFLANTIEDALTYLKNYTEQEFVLKW; encoded by the coding sequence TTGCCAAACAACAAAATTAAAAATATATGCGTTTATTGCTCCTCCAGCAACTATTTAGATGAAAAATTCTACAAACTTGCTGAAGCTCTCGGAATAAAAATGGCTCAAAGTGGTTTCGACTTGGTTTATGGAGGCACAAACGTAGGGACGATGGGCTCTCTTGCTAACGCTGTTCTAGCAAATGGAGGCAAGGTTCTTGGCGTTATCCCGAAAATTATCGAAGAAAAAGGATTGAGCCACCCTGACCTTGCAAACATCATCATAACCAACGATATGCGTGAAAGAAAAGCAACTATGGAAAAAAATGCCGATGCTTTCATTACGTTACCCGGAGGCTTCGGAACTTTTGAAGAAGTCTCAGAAATGATTGTCGCAAAACAGCTCGGATATCACAAAAAACCTATCATTTTCCTTAATCTTGATGGCTTTTACAATCCTTTATTCGATATGTTTGAAAATGTTTACAAATATAAATTTGCAAAAAAAGAAATGAAAAGCCTCTACTTCCTTGCAAATACTATTGAAGATGCCTTAACGTATCTCAAAAACTACACTGAACAAGAATTCGTTTTGAAATGGTAA
- a CDS encoding WecB/TagA/CpsF family glycosyltransferase encodes MERKQKDILGFNVDLFSFDESIEYIMERIDCGESTHVVTINPEMIELACKNYDFNEALKGADMVIPDGVGIKIALKMKGVQQEQIPGIEFSKSVIEKCEQNEYPIALIGAQDNVIKKTVENLKKEFPNLNICYSHNGFFDEQEEKQMLLDIKYSQAKLVLVALGAPKQELFINKVKQILPRAAYVGVGGSFDVWAGTVQRAPIIFRKLGCEWLFRLLKQPSRFKRIFPTLPLFLIKVMLSK; translated from the coding sequence ATGGAACGCAAACAAAAAGATATTTTAGGTTTTAATGTCGATTTATTCTCTTTTGATGAATCAATCGAATATATTATGGAACGTATAGACTGCGGAGAATCCACTCACGTCGTAACCATAAACCCTGAGATGATTGAACTGGCTTGTAAAAATTACGACTTCAATGAAGCTCTCAAAGGTGCTGATATGGTTATACCTGATGGCGTTGGCATCAAAATAGCTCTTAAAATGAAAGGGGTTCAACAAGAACAAATCCCCGGCATTGAATTTTCAAAATCTGTTATTGAAAAATGTGAGCAAAATGAATATCCGATTGCCTTAATCGGTGCTCAAGATAATGTTATCAAAAAAACTGTTGAAAATTTAAAAAAAGAGTTCCCAAACCTCAATATCTGCTACTCTCACAATGGATTTTTCGACGAACAAGAAGAAAAACAAATGCTTCTTGATATTAAATACTCACAAGCTAAACTTGTGCTCGTTGCATTAGGAGCTCCAAAACAAGAACTCTTTATAAATAAAGTTAAACAAATTCTTCCCCGTGCCGCTTATGTCGGAGTCGGCGGAAGCTTTGACGTATGGGCAGGCACGGTTCAAAGAGCACCCATCATTTTTAGAAAATTAGGCTGTGAATGGCTTTTTAGACTTTTGAAACAACCTTCAAGGTTTAAAAGAATATTCCCGACATTGCCTTTATTCCTAATTAAAGTTATGCTAAGCAAATAA
- a CDS encoding transketolase, whose amino-acid sequence MLKKLSSDEIKEIQEICKKERREILSMIFNAKSGHPGGSLSAIDILTVLYTKVMKHFPECEKNPNYNSRDRFILSKGHASAALYAVLAHCGYIQENELMGFRKMGSILQGHPSCKLVKGVEVSTGSLGQGLSMACGMALGLRLDNINNKIFVLMGDGELQEGSVWEAAMQASARNLKNIIAIVDRNKLQIDGSTEDVMAIGSAADKFKAFGWNTMEINGHNIEEIYEALETAKLNDKPTAIIANTIKGKGVSFMENNPAWHGKVPSNEQFETALAELT is encoded by the coding sequence ATGTTGAAAAAACTTTCATCTGACGAAATTAAAGAAATTCAAGAAATCTGTAAAAAAGAAAGACGTGAAATCTTGTCAATGATTTTCAATGCAAAATCAGGACACCCCGGTGGCAGTCTTTCCGCTATAGATATTTTAACGGTACTTTACACAAAAGTTATGAAACACTTTCCTGAATGTGAAAAAAATCCTAACTACAATTCAAGAGACCGTTTTATCCTTTCTAAAGGGCACGCATCAGCTGCTTTATACGCTGTTTTAGCTCACTGCGGATATATTCAAGAAAACGAATTAATGGGATTTAGAAAAATGGGCTCAATTCTACAAGGTCACCCATCTTGCAAACTCGTTAAAGGGGTAGAGGTTTCTACAGGCTCTTTAGGTCAAGGACTTTCTATGGCTTGCGGAATGGCTCTTGGACTAAGATTAGACAATATAAATAACAAAATTTTTGTCCTGATGGGCGACGGCGAGCTTCAAGAAGGTAGCGTCTGGGAGGCTGCAATGCAAGCTTCTGCAAGAAATTTGAAAAATATAATTGCCATCGTTGATAGAAACAAGCTCCAAATTGACGGCTCCACTGAAGATGTTATGGCAATTGGTTCTGCTGCTGATAAATTCAAAGCCTTCGGTTGGAACACAATGGAAATCAACGGACACAATATCGAAGAAATATATGAAGCTTTAGAAACAGCAAAATTAAACGATAAACCGACAGCTATTATTGCAAATACAATCAAAGGCAAAGGTGTATCATTTATGGAAAATAATCCTGCATGGCACGGAAAAGTTCCGAGTAACGAACAATTTGAAACAGCTTTGGCTGAATTAACGTAG
- a CDS encoding transketolase family protein, which translates to MTEMKTYQSARAEYGKTLVDLGRADKNVVVIDADLSSSTQTKLFKAEFPERHFNVGIAEQDAMTTAAGLSTVGKIPFVSTFAVFASGRAWEQIRNAICYPKFNVKIVATHGGITVGEDGASHQALEDIALMRTIPNMTVIVPADAIQTRKAVEFAVQYKGPVYIRVSRANLPDVFDTSYTFDVMKAIKMTEGSDVSIVTNGETLAESLECAKILKSKGINAEVINAPVVKPLDIETIIKSAQKTHKVVTVENHSIIGGLGGAVCEGLSENYPTKILRIGTMDEFGQSGTSEELMDFYGLTANKLAEKIIGFVK; encoded by the coding sequence ATGACAGAAATGAAAACATATCAATCAGCAAGAGCTGAATATGGAAAAACATTAGTTGACCTTGGAAGAGCTGATAAAAATGTCGTTGTAATAGATGCGGATTTATCTTCTTCTACTCAAACAAAATTATTTAAGGCTGAATTTCCTGAAAGACATTTTAACGTAGGAATAGCCGAACAAGACGCAATGACAACTGCTGCAGGGCTCTCTACTGTCGGCAAAATTCCTTTCGTTTCTACCTTTGCCGTTTTCGCATCAGGTAGAGCTTGGGAGCAAATCAGAAATGCGATTTGTTATCCCAAATTTAATGTAAAAATAGTTGCAACTCACGGCGGAATAACAGTCGGCGAAGATGGTGCAAGCCATCAAGCTCTCGAGGATATCGCCCTAATGCGTACAATCCCAAACATGACTGTAATTGTTCCTGCTGATGCTATTCAAACCCGCAAAGCTGTTGAATTTGCCGTTCAATACAAAGGTCCTGTTTACATAAGAGTCTCAAGAGCTAATTTGCCTGATGTATTCGATACTTCTTACACTTTCGATGTAATGAAAGCTATTAAAATGACAGAAGGCTCTGACGTTTCAATTGTTACAAACGGTGAAACTTTGGCAGAATCGCTTGAATGTGCTAAAATTTTAAAATCAAAAGGAATTAATGCGGAAGTAATCAATGCTCCAGTAGTTAAACCTTTAGATATTGAAACAATTATCAAGTCGGCTCAAAAAACGCATAAAGTTGTAACTGTCGAAAACCATTCTATCATAGGCGGTTTAGGCGGTGCGGTGTGTGAAGGGTTAAGTGAAAATTATCCTACTAAAATCCTTAGAATAGGTACCATGGACGAATTCGGACAAAGCGGTACTTCCGAAGAATTAATGGATTTTTACGGACTTACAGCAAATAAATTGGCAGAAAAAATTATAGGATTTGTAAAATAA